Sequence from the Deinococcus aquaedulcis genome:
ATGCACATGATCTCGCGCGCGCCGCTGTTGTCCGCCACGTCCAGGCGGGACTGGGGCATGATCATGCGTTACCGCCTTCGGTCTCCACAGCGGTGGTCTCGATGCCACGGGGGCGCTCGATCAGCTTGGTGACCTTCCAGGTCTTGGTCTTGCTGATGGGGCGCACGGCGATGATCTCCACGCGGTCACCCACCTTGTATTCGTTGTTCTCGTCGTGGGCCGCGTACTTGTGGCTGCGGGTCACGACCTTGCCGTACAGAGGGTGAGCAAACTTGCGCTCGACCTTGACGCTGACCGTCTTGTCGGCCTTGTCGCTCACGACGACGCCCGTAAAGGTCTTCTTCATGCCTGCTCTCCCTGCTTCTTGCTCAGCTCAGCGCGGATGGTGTTGAGCTGGGCCACTTCGCGGCGAAGCTGCTGCACGCGGTGCGGCTGGGCCAGGGTGCCCATGGCGGCCTGGAAGCGCAGCTCCATCAGTTCTTTCTTGCGGCTGTCGATCTCGCGGGCGAAATCTTCGGCCCCCAGATTACGCATGTCACTGGGCTTCATCGTAAACCTCGCGCTTGACCATCTTGGTCTGGATGGGCAGCTTGTGGCCGGCCAGGCGGAAGGCCTCTTTGGCCTGCTCCTCGGTCACGCCGCTCACCTCGAACATCACGCGCCCGGGCTTGACCACGCTCACCCAGTACTCCACGGCACCCTTCCCCTTACCCATTCGGGTTTCGGCGGGCTTCTTCGTCACCGGCTTGTCGGGGAAGATACGGATGTAGATCTTGCCCCCACGGCGGAAGTGACGGCTCATCACGATACGGCAGGCCTCGATCTGGTTGCTCTTGATCCAGGCGGGT
This genomic interval carries:
- the rplP gene encoding 50S ribosomal protein L16 — protein: MLLPKRTKFRKQHRGRMTGDAKGGDYVAFGDFGLIALEPAWIKSNQIEACRIVMSRHFRRGGKIYIRIFPDKPVTKKPAETRMGKGKGAVEYWVSVVKPGRVMFEVSGVTEEQAKEAFRLAGHKLPIQTKMVKREVYDEAQ
- the rpmC gene encoding 50S ribosomal protein L29, with amino-acid sequence MKPSDMRNLGAEDFAREIDSRKKELMELRFQAAMGTLAQPHRVQQLRREVAQLNTIRAELSKKQGEQA
- the rpsQ gene encoding 30S ribosomal protein S17, which gives rise to MKKTFTGVVVSDKADKTVSVKVERKFAHPLYGKVVTRSHKYAAHDENNEYKVGDRVEIIAVRPISKTKTWKVTKLIERPRGIETTAVETEGGNA